CTGAACAGAACAGGTACACACAGTAAATATGTGCCTAACGCCCTTTTCCGTTCTGTTTTGCAGACTTTAAtgccaaaaggaaaaggaaagtggcAGAGATCTACCAGGCTCTGAACAGTGAGCCCACTGATGTGGCTGCCCTTAGACGCATGGCTATCAGTGAAGGAGGGCTCCTGACCGATGAGATCAGGCGGAAAGTGTGGCCCAAGCTCCTCAATGTCAACACCAATGATCCACCTCCTATATCAGGTAGTCAGGGGAAGAAGTGCTGTGATGGGAGTTTGTCTAGGAGGCAGGGAAAAAAGAATTCCAGGGTCTTTAATTTTTATGCTCATTTCAAACCAAGAGTAGATGTGTAAACACCTGAAGCGTTTTAAGATATGCTTGGGCCTACTGTGAAAATAAGACCAAACTgcgaaataaaattttaattaaaaatggaatGAGCTTTTATTAGGTAAGGAGGGAGCGATTATTGGCTAATTAGGggagtttattaaaaatatatattctgggaattccctgatggtcaagtggttaggactccatgctttcattgccaagggcccaggttccactcctgatctgggaactaatatcccgcaagccacacagtgcagccaaaacacaAAATGCATGTTCCAGTTTACATTTACCTAGAAGTAAGTTTgcaggaatctgtattttagcAAGAATCCCACATAATTCTGATACAGATGGACATTTGAAAAACATGGGGTTCTACGGAGATAAAATGCCTCTTATAGTCCTTAAAAACAACAACGAAAAAGACTTTATAGGGAAATACTAAGACCATTTTGAATTCTAAAATTCTGTAATTCTGTGAAAAGCTGTTACAGTCGGCCCTCCAAGTTcaaggattcaaccaaccatgtaTCAGAAGTACTCTGGAAGGACTTCACAaaggtcctgtggttaagactctacacacCCAATGCCAgcggcatgggttcagtcccttgtcaggaaactaggatcctACATTCCACCTGGCACATATATTCTGGGCAGGGGGGGAACCTCCAGaaatttccaaaaagcaaaacttggatTTGTTGTACTCTGGCagctatttacatagtatttacattcTATCAGGTTTTGAAAGTAATCTAGAGGTGATTTAAGTATACGAGAGGATGTGCAAATGTTAAACTGTTTAATATTTGGGACTTGAGCATCAGTGGATTTTGCTATCCttgggggtcctggaaccaatcctccTCAAATACCAAGAGACAGCTAACTGTACTTAACTTTATCTGCAAGGCCCATGTagtgaaaaaaagaattttttagacTACAGTGCAGAATactgaagaaagtacagaaaacagTGAATCCACTTTGTCATTCATTGAGTCTACATTTATTGCTTTCCTACTATGTTTGGCGAAAGTCCAGGTGTTGGggattctttctttcatttggcaATGCAAGAAatagggcatgactgagtgactgggcacgcCCACACAGCTGTGCTCCTAATGTGTGCTGGGTACCAGAGATGATTAAAACAGCCACTGCCAACAAAAAGTTTACAGTGTCATGGTATGGCCAAGTAGATGTTTTAAGTTGCCACTTGTTATTGATTTTGGAACTGGGCTGCCTCAGAGCAGTGATCTTTTGTTGGAAGGAATACGTATCGCCATATTCATACTGTAAATCCTGAGATGGTGTTCTGTCAAATTCCAAATTTCTCGTATCTTTTTAAGATGAAGTCTGTGTGTGGGGAAGTATTCTACAGGCTCCTCTGGtaagttttgatttccattatgAAGGAAATGTACACTTGTTATATATATAACAGCTAGAGTCTGCCTCCTTGCTTTCAGTtgggcttagcaactgaatacaAGTACTATCTCCTGTTACCAGTGTCTTAGTTTTAGAATTTCAGGGCTAAGAGAGCTTAGGTTTTTCTTCATGTACATTTATCTTAATACTCCTTTCTGAACAGCTCAATCTTCCTACACTTTATAGATGTTAGAGTTTTTCCAGCAGTCTGTGGTTTCCGCATTCATGATCTTACTTGATGCTTAACAGTAATCTGAGAGGTACACATGGAAGGGaataatccccattttacagatgtgaactTTGAAATTCAGAGTGGTTCCCAGTAACGCACAGTGAGTCCCGGCCCCCTGACCTTTCCGCTGCTCCTGGATAATgtatcttccttcctctctcgGTCATCATGACTTGCATGAAGCAGCATGTTTGGAACTAAACCAGAGATTCCTCTCCAAGTGTTGTATCTTGAGTCATGTCCACTTCAAGAAAAAGCCTTGAGTATGTCTTCCACGCCTTTTGTGTCACGCCAGGATGTCTTGCTCCTGCTGTGGCTTCCCAGATGTTCCTACAATAACATGTTCCTTCTCTTCCAATAGGGAAAAACCTACGACAGATGAGCAAGGACTACCAACAAGTGCTCCTGGATGTCCGGCGGTCTTTACGGCGGTTCCCGCCTGGTGAGACACACTCTGGCGGTctttggaggagggagggggaggtttGGCAGGGTGGCTTCAGTCCAGTTGCAGTTACATTACTCTGTTGGGCTTGCTCGTCCCAAGACATTTACGTCCTAGCACAGAACATGACCACATCCAGGACCCTCCCTCCTCAGGGATCCATCGTGCTCCCAGTCTGCTGAGTCATTCTTTCATTGACTCAGTCCATTCAGACCCCCTACTGtgaaggcctgctgctgctgctaagtcgcttcagtcgtgtctgactttctgcgaccccatagatggcagcccaccaggctctgccatccctgggattctccaggcaagaacactgagccCAAAATAATTTCTCTTGGCTTAGAGGTGGTAAATGAGAGAAGAGGGTTTTCCCCCTGCCCGTTAGAGCTACAGAAGAGACTTGATAGGGATTTCTAGAGCCATCAGTCTGAGTTTAAGGAGCAGATTGGTTTGGAAGTGGTCACTAACAGGAATTATTAATTCCTTCATTATAAGTAGCGGTATCttgcctgtgggcttccctggaggctcagtggtaaagaatccacctgccattgcaagagactcaggttcaatccatgggtccagaagatcctttaggaggaaatggtagcccactccagtattcttgcctggtaaatcccatggagagaggagcctggaaggctacagtccatggagtcacaaaagagttgggcatgacttagagactaaaatcTTGCATATACATATACTGGGGCCTTGGACTGGAATGAAGGCCAATCACTACGTGTTTAAAGAGTCTGTTACTAAAATTGTCTCTCCATCCCCAGAAATACTAAGAATGACAGTTGTCTCTACTTTCACAATGAAGGGAACTGGGCAGCAGACCTCATCTGTTTCTCTTCCTTTCGCAACTCCACCTCTAAGTCCTTGAATTGAAGAGAGGAGAGTTGCTAGAGGGAACAAGAGTCTCAAAACCCATTGCCTCACTcttctgagcccatgctctggcaTTGGACTTGGTCTGTTAAAGGGCATCCCTCCTGTTTACAATCATGATTCCCAGAAAGGCTCTTGTGATTCTTGTGTAGCCAGTAGCTTGCCATCTGGGTTTTGATAAACACATATACCTGTGGTCCAGTCCCCTTTTCCTGTTCCTCTGGTCTTGAGGAGACCACATAGGACAGACGCATCTCATATTTTTCCCTAGGTGTAATCTGTTTTCCTTCTGAGCCCTTTATTCCTCTTCCATTTATGTGACATCAGTCCAGGATTTATTCTTCCAGACAGCACTTTCcatgtggtttcttttttttttttttttttttttttttttttttttttttaaattttaaaatatttaattcttacatgcattcccaaacatgaacccccctcccacctccctccccataacatctttctgggtcatccccatgcaccagccccaagcatgctgcatcctgcgtcagacatagactggcgattcaattcacatgatagtatacatgttagaatgtcattctcccaaatcatcccaccctctccctctccctctgagtccaaaagtccgttatacacatcatATTCTTTTTACATTCATGTTCTTCTGAACTTAGCTGACCACTTTTATACTGAAAATTCAAATAAGGCTTACTTTTTTCTCTCACTGCTTCATTAATTTACCTGACCGCAGTACTTGGTttactctcattttcttttttatcttctaaAGTATGCCTTTTTGAGAAGGGATGGGTAAAAGTGCATAAGAGATGAGCATCACTGTCACCTAAAACacctttatttcagttcagtctggACCCTTGCATTATCTGTTTTCTCTCACAAGATCTGCTTTTGACTGGATAACCTAATGGTGTAGGAAAGCTGTGTTGTGTGCCATCCTCCTAAAACAGGTCATGAGGCCAagggttgactttttttttttttaattttaattggaggctaattactttacagtattgtattggttttgccgtacatcaacatgaatccgccatgagtgCACACATGTGTCAAAGGTTGACATTTTTATAGTAAGAGCCAGAAGAGCTGAGGGGCCACGCTGACCGCTGCCAGACTAGGTGCCTGCACTGAAAGAGCTCCCAAGACTAGCTCCTCTGTTTCCAGCTGCATCTTTGGGTCAAGATCAGTACTTCCTATGATAGTTAGTTTGATTCTGAGGGGAGCACACATCtcatacattttttgtttttatataattttacacCTACGAAAAGACTGCAAAAATAGGACACAGAATTCCCCAGGTAGCTTTTTCCCAAATTTCCTTATACATCAACCTTAGACTAGAtttgctttagttttcttttctctctctccttcaccatacatacacatgttttTTTCTCTGAGCTATTAAGAATAAATTACATACATGGTGCCCCCTTATCCCtaaatatttcactgtgtgttttttaaaaacagttctttTTTACATAGTCACACTTAAAATCAGTAACAAAAAATACTACTGTCTAACCTAcagattttattcagattttgccATTTATTCCAATAACGTTCCTTATAGAGAAAAGTGCATTTTCCATTCATTCTTCATATCTCTTCAGCTTCCTTTAGTCTAGacttcttttgtattttatgacAGGCCTGTTACTTTATAAAGTTCCCCTCAGTTTTTATATCCTCCTTGTAAGATTCAGGTGAGGCACTCTTGATAGGAATTCCGCTGAAGCAATGTTGAGTTCTTTTCACCACAGCACATCAAGAGGCACATGCTGCCCAGTGGTCCCCCTGCTGGCATCACGCCCTGTGGTGACTTGGTTAAGATGGTGTTGGCTGGGTTCCCCAACTGTAAGGTTGCCAAGTCCATGGTTCTTTCCTACATGGCCAGGCAGCTATCCACAGTGTATGGATCATGAATGTGTTGCCAAgttgttttactttattaaacAGTTTCTCTGCATATCCACAGCTTACTGTCTTCCTTACCTCCATGTTACTGGACTGCTTGCCTTGTTCAAGTGCATCTCCCCCCCGCTACTCTTCCCCCAGGCATGCCAGAAGAACAGAGAGAAGGGCTGCAGGAAGAGCTGATCGACATCATCCTCCTCATCTTGGAACGCAACCCGCAGCTGCACTACTACCAGGGCTACCACGACATTGTGGTCACGTTTCTGCTGGTGCTCGGCGAGAGGCTGGCAACATCCCTGGTAGAGAAACTGTCTACTCACCATCTCAGGTACCCGCGCAAAAGGGCAGAAGACAGTTCCCCCCAGGGATAACTCCTCAGCCCGCTTTCTAGTTGGTGTTTTCAGTGGGTTGAACCCAACTCCCAACTGCCCCCCAACCCTGATCCAAGCGTTTGGTCTGACCAAGCTCGTTGAAATGTCTCCTAGGGATTTCATGGACCCAACAATGGACAACACCAAGCATATATTAAACTATCTGATGCCCATCATTGACCAGGTGAATCCAGAACTCCATGACTTCATGCAGAGGTATATATGTGTCTACATTTATGTGTACACGTGCACACAGAGACACCCCTCTTCAGCTTTCTCCTAGACTTTGTTTATTCCTCACAAGTCTAGCTCAATTGCATCATCTTATGTTGATTAGTGTTAGGTTCTTCTGAGTTGTCCTTTCCAGTCACCAGCAATCTGGATAATTCAGGTCTGTGCACAGTCTTAGAACACTCTTGTGTGCTGTGCTCTTCAaggaatgcaggagatgtcacAGCCCATGCCCTTAAAGAGTTTACATTTAGTGGAGGGGGTGGGCGAGCTGAGCATGCCAACTTTGAAGTTATTGCTACAACAGAAGTACAGAGTCCTGTAGGACCCAAGGCCATCTGTAGGTTGTTTTATTTACCATacaccaaggaaaagaaatatttctttgcaattcttgtatgatttttctcttctgtttagtTGGAAGTGTGTCCTTGGCCAATACCTgcctctctttaaaaaaagaaaaaacaacaaaaaattgtgtCTTAAAGTGTTTCAGTCATCTCATGTTAACTATACAATTAATAAAGTTATGTTTTTAAGCCTAAGAATAGATGCATGTGCCCCCAAAAAAGGTGTGACTTTCCCAGAAGGAAAATGGTGTAGTTCTCTGAAAACAGCTGATTCTTGTTCGTGGAGTTGACATTTCTTGGCCATTGTGAGAGCACCCAAGGATATAAGGCCAACCAGGACCCTACTGTGGTGTTAGTGCCACGATGTGGAGTATGTTGCAAGGACTTTCTATAGTATTTTGTGAGGAGAAGATACTGAATTTATCAGCAGCTGAATTTTCCAGAAAGCATGTTCCCCAGTTCCTTTCTTCATACAGCACTGAGGACAAAGAAGGCCCAGGGAGAGGGACAGGATGATTCAGCAGGGAACCTAACATCTGGACTCCCTTGCTCCTAGTGCCGAGGTGGGGACCATCTTTGCGCTCAGCTGGCTTATCACCTGGTTCGGGCACgtcctgtctgacttcaggcatGTTGTGCGGTTATACGACTTCTTCCTGGCCTGCCACCCACTGATGCCCATTTACTTTGCAGCTGTGGTAGGTACAGACCATGAGCCAGCAGTTTGGCGTGTGTTCCCCAGTCCAGCTTGATCATCTTCCCTAAAAGGAAACCTGGTGATTATGGAAAGATACAAAAGACAGCACTTCCTGGGCTGGCGTCCTGGACACTGTTCTTGGAATGTTACTGGGAGAGTCATGGGAGTCAAAGACATTATGTATAGAAACAAGTTTGGGAAATGCTAGTTAAACAAAGTTGTTAGATTTTTTTACTGTTTGGTTCTTCTGAACCTTTAAAATGCTCATGTGCATTGTGAATTATCAGGGTTTGTGTTGACAACTCCTGGAGCTAGTGCAAATGGCCAACTGGGTTTAAGAAGAGGCATGATATGATGGAAAGTTGAAATGGCTTTTAGTCAGGGATGAGGGCCTCCAGTTATTAGAGGGGCCTGAACTATGAGACGTGAGGGTGAAGGTGGTGGTCTTCATTGTGTTACAAAGGGAGCAGGACCATTCTTTCTACTGTTTTGAACCATTTCTTCTGTGCTAGAGCTGTAGGTATCTCCAGtaatctctctcctttccttcctcctaaaAACCTCCTTCTTTTGTCAGCCTTTCATGTCATGGTGTGGAAGTTTGCCTGTAGCAGGAAGTGCTAGCCCATTGGGAAAAGCACTCAGATAAGTATAGCATCACTTCCCAGATAGATACAGGAATTTGCTGGACATTTTGGGTGAGCCCTGTTTGGTACCAATTTATATTACCTCTGAGGAGAATGAAATGAAGTGGCCAGGCCCCTGTATGTTCTGGTCTCTGACGCAAGGCCTTGCTCCCCGCAGATCGTGTTGTATCGAGAGCAGGAAGTCCTGGATTGTGACTGTGACATGGCCTCGGTCCACCACCTGTTGTCCCAGATCCCTCAGGACCTGCCCTATGAGACACTGATCAGCAGAGCAGGAGACCTCTTTGTTCAGTTTCCCCCGTCCGAACTTGCTCGAGAGGCAGCTGCCCAGCCACAAGCCGAGAAGTGAGTGGGGCCGAGGCGCTGGTTGCACAGGGGTGTTTGTTAGTGAGCACAAGTGATGGAAGATTGTGTCTGGTAGGGACAGGGCTGGGagtggtttttccagaggtccgCTAATGCCAACGGAATCCCTGCTTGAGACTTCATGGGTCTCGATCAAGAAGAGTTTTCTGAGCAAGGCAGTTTTCTCTGCCCTCAGACTATTTAGCCCATTTTtattcccccttcttcttttatCCCATTCCCTTCTGTCTCCTTCCCCTCTGCAGAACGGCTGCCTCTACGTTCAAAGACTTTGAGCTGGCGTCAGCGCAGCAGAGGCCCGACATGGTACTGCGGCAGCGGTTTCGGGGACTCCTGCGGCCTGATGAGCGAACAAAAGATGTCCTGACCAAACCAAGGACCAACCGCTTTGTGAAGCTGGCAGTGATGGGGCTGACAGTGGCGCTTGGAGCGGCCGCCCTAGCCGTGGTGAAAAGCGCCTTGGAGTGGGCCCCAAAGTTTCAGCTGCAGCTGTTCCCCTAAATGCCAGAGAAGATGCTTCCTCTTACATGACGTCACAGTCTCACCCTTCCATGGACAGATGGGAGGGGGTGGAATTTCCTTTATTAAAAGGGTTTCTGTCAAGGGTTTTCTATTCCTGCACCCTTTCCCTCCTGTCGATGGATGCCTTTGCTTCAGAGGCCAATAGCAGAGCCTGCATGATGCTGGGCACTCGAGGGCCTGAGCACAGAACTTCTCTCCCTTGTGGCCTGAGTGAGCTCCCCACTGCCTCCTCTTTTGCTGAAGGAAATGGGTCTCTGCAGCTCCTGGGTGCCTTTGGAACCCGCTGGGCCTGGTCCCTGGGGAGTGTCTTGGCTGCTCATAGTAAGTAAACTGGACCACTGAACGCCCTCCTGGCGGCTCCTCCAGTCTGTCTGCTTCAGCTAAACAAAGAAGGACGGAGCTCCTGCTTTAGTCAGACCTTGTAAtgaaggagaaggggcagaggaggctggcctgGGAGCAAGATTGGCCCCTTTTAAGAACAGCTCCAAGCTGGTCAGAAATCTAAGAGACACATGTGAACTAGGTTAGTAGGTAAATCCTACCTATTTTCAGCCTAGAAATCACTTGGGCATTTCCAGTCAGACAGGAAGGAATGTTAAGTTTTAGGACCCCTGACATAGGCCAGTTTTTG
This portion of the Ovis canadensis isolate MfBH-ARS-UI-01 breed Bighorn chromosome 13, ARS-UI_OviCan_v2, whole genome shotgun sequence genome encodes:
- the TBC1D20 gene encoding TBC1 domain family member 20 isoform X1, which gives rise to MAVRSARGDGPTPGRWDGGAEKADFNAKRKRKVAEIYQALNSEPTDVAALRRMAISEGGLLTDEIRRKVWPKLLNVNTNDPPPISGKNLRQMSKDYQQVLLDVRRSLRRFPPGMPEEQREGLQEELIDIILLILERNPQLHYYQGYHDIVVTFLLVLGERLATSLVEKLSTHHLRDFMDPTMDNTKHILNYLMPIIDQVNPELHDFMQSAEVGTIFALSWLITWFGHVLSDFRHVVRLYDFFLACHPLMPIYFAAVIVLYREQEVLDCDCDMASVHHLLSQIPQDLPYETLISRAGDLFVQFPPSELAREAAAQPQAEKTAASTFKDFELASAQQRPDMVLRQRFRGLLRPDERTKDVLTKPRTNRFVKLAVMGLTVALGAAALAVVKSALEWAPKFQLQLFP
- the TBC1D20 gene encoding TBC1 domain family member 20 isoform X2, with the protein product MAISEGGLLTDEIRRKVWPKLLNVNTNDPPPISGKNLRQMSKDYQQVLLDVRRSLRRFPPGMPEEQREGLQEELIDIILLILERNPQLHYYQGYHDIVVTFLLVLGERLATSLVEKLSTHHLRDFMDPTMDNTKHILNYLMPIIDQVNPELHDFMQSAEVGTIFALSWLITWFGHVLSDFRHVVRLYDFFLACHPLMPIYFAAVIVLYREQEVLDCDCDMASVHHLLSQIPQDLPYETLISRAGDLFVQFPPSELAREAAAQPQAEKTAASTFKDFELASAQQRPDMVLRQRFRGLLRPDERTKDVLTKPRTNRFVKLAVMGLTVALGAAALAVVKSALEWAPKFQLQLFP